The following proteins come from a genomic window of Ictalurus furcatus strain D&B chromosome 12, Billie_1.0, whole genome shotgun sequence:
- the LOC128616205 gene encoding uncharacterized protein LOC128616205 isoform X4, producing the protein MLTLLNTFNMAQKLFLFCLFALHSVSLSNIVQYPAVVKAVRGETVSMTCNTVEILSRCDLVYWYKVQPRTREMILTTAVHTDPSLKLCRGFIYNTSVADSGIYYCSVKHSVIYYTGNGTTVIITEPRPGPVVTLYVPDVSVGPSVSLQCVVMGVVPSEAIVSWVVGDSEITGWTESGWTHANASAVEYTRAHISIPSETWLEAPNVECVVEVDGRRVSKSFKKGSSQLCSWLMYLCAGVALVILTVFIVTLVSLQTAGQCRVRTRSTESRFNQRSGKSKRQKEDRHSKEILHNGSAIRKFGSDQ; encoded by the exons ATGTTAACGCTCCTGAACACTTTCAATATGGCACAGAAACTATTTCTCTTCTGCCTGTTTGCTCTTCATT CCGTCTCTCTCTCGAACATCGTCCAGTATCCTGCGGTAGTGAAGGCGGTTCGTGGTGAGACGGTCTCCATGACGTGTAATACAGTGGAAATCTTGTCCAGATGTGATTTAGTCTACTGGTATAAAGTGCAGCCGAGAACCAGAGAGATGATCCTGACCACCGCTGTTCACACTGATCCGAGTCTGAAACTGTGTAGAGGATTCATCTACAACACCAGCGTGGCTGATTCGGGCATTTACTACTGCTCTGTAAAACACAGTGTTATCTACTACACGGGCAACGGCACCACCGTCATCATCACAG AGCCTCGTCCCGGTCCCGTCGTGACGCTCTACGTCCCGGACGTGAGTGTCGGACCCTCCGTCTCTCTGCAGTGCGTGGTGATGGGGGTCGTCCCGTCTGAAGCCATCGTTTCCTGGGTCGTAGGGGACTCGGAGATTACCGGGTGGACGGAGTCGGGCTGGACCCACGCCAACGCCTCAGCTGTAGAATACACACGCGCTCATATCAGCATTCCCTCAGAGACCTGGCTGGAGGCTCCGAATGTGGAGTGCGTGGTCGAGGTGGACGGCAGGCGCGTCTcgaaatcttttaaaaaag GCTCCAGTCAGCTGTGTTCATGGTTGATGTATTTGTGCGCCGGCGTTGCCCTCGTCATCCTTACCGTGTTCATCGTTACTCTAGTTTCATTACAGACGG CAGGACAGTGTCGTGTGCGTACCAG ATCAACTGAATCCCGCTTCAATCAACGCAGTGGTAAATCAAA
- the LOC128616205 gene encoding uncharacterized protein LOC128616205 isoform X5 produces MLTLLNTFNMAQKLFLFCLFALHSVSLSNIVQYPAVVKAVRGETVSMTCNTVEILSRCDLVYWYKVQPRTREMILTTAVHTDPSLKLCRGFIYNTSVADSGIYYCSVKHSVIYYTGNGTTVIITEPRPGPVVTLYVPDVSVGPSVSLQCVVMGVVPSEAIVSWVVGDSEITGWTESGWTHANASAVEYTRAHISIPSETWLEAPNVECVVEVDGRRVSKSFKKGSSQLCSWLMYLCAGVALVILTVFIVTLVSLQTGQCRVRTRSTESRFNQRSGKSKRQKEDRHSKEILHNGSAIRKFGSDQ; encoded by the exons ATGTTAACGCTCCTGAACACTTTCAATATGGCACAGAAACTATTTCTCTTCTGCCTGTTTGCTCTTCATT CCGTCTCTCTCTCGAACATCGTCCAGTATCCTGCGGTAGTGAAGGCGGTTCGTGGTGAGACGGTCTCCATGACGTGTAATACAGTGGAAATCTTGTCCAGATGTGATTTAGTCTACTGGTATAAAGTGCAGCCGAGAACCAGAGAGATGATCCTGACCACCGCTGTTCACACTGATCCGAGTCTGAAACTGTGTAGAGGATTCATCTACAACACCAGCGTGGCTGATTCGGGCATTTACTACTGCTCTGTAAAACACAGTGTTATCTACTACACGGGCAACGGCACCACCGTCATCATCACAG AGCCTCGTCCCGGTCCCGTCGTGACGCTCTACGTCCCGGACGTGAGTGTCGGACCCTCCGTCTCTCTGCAGTGCGTGGTGATGGGGGTCGTCCCGTCTGAAGCCATCGTTTCCTGGGTCGTAGGGGACTCGGAGATTACCGGGTGGACGGAGTCGGGCTGGACCCACGCCAACGCCTCAGCTGTAGAATACACACGCGCTCATATCAGCATTCCCTCAGAGACCTGGCTGGAGGCTCCGAATGTGGAGTGCGTGGTCGAGGTGGACGGCAGGCGCGTCTcgaaatcttttaaaaaag GCTCCAGTCAGCTGTGTTCATGGTTGATGTATTTGTGCGCCGGCGTTGCCCTCGTCATCCTTACCGTGTTCATCGTTACTCTAGTTTCATTACAGACGG GACAGTGTCGTGTGCGTACCAG ATCAACTGAATCCCGCTTCAATCAACGCAGTGGTAAATCAAA
- the LOC128616205 gene encoding uncharacterized protein LOC128616205 isoform X6, whose translation MLTLLNTFNMAQKLFLFCLFALHSVSLSNIVQYPAVVKAVRGETVSMTCNTVEILSRCDLVYWYKVQPRTREMILTTAVHTDPSLKLCRGFIYNTSVADSGIYYCSVKHSVIYYTGNGTTVIITEPRPGPVVTLYVPDVSVGPSVSLQCVVMGVVPSEAIVSWVVGDSEITGWTESGWTHANASAVEYTRAHISIPSETWLEAPNVECVVEVDGRRVSKSFKKGSSQLCSWLMYLCAGVALVILTVFIVTLVSLQTDQLNPASINAVEAKGGQTQQRDPP comes from the exons ATGTTAACGCTCCTGAACACTTTCAATATGGCACAGAAACTATTTCTCTTCTGCCTGTTTGCTCTTCATT CCGTCTCTCTCTCGAACATCGTCCAGTATCCTGCGGTAGTGAAGGCGGTTCGTGGTGAGACGGTCTCCATGACGTGTAATACAGTGGAAATCTTGTCCAGATGTGATTTAGTCTACTGGTATAAAGTGCAGCCGAGAACCAGAGAGATGATCCTGACCACCGCTGTTCACACTGATCCGAGTCTGAAACTGTGTAGAGGATTCATCTACAACACCAGCGTGGCTGATTCGGGCATTTACTACTGCTCTGTAAAACACAGTGTTATCTACTACACGGGCAACGGCACCACCGTCATCATCACAG AGCCTCGTCCCGGTCCCGTCGTGACGCTCTACGTCCCGGACGTGAGTGTCGGACCCTCCGTCTCTCTGCAGTGCGTGGTGATGGGGGTCGTCCCGTCTGAAGCCATCGTTTCCTGGGTCGTAGGGGACTCGGAGATTACCGGGTGGACGGAGTCGGGCTGGACCCACGCCAACGCCTCAGCTGTAGAATACACACGCGCTCATATCAGCATTCCCTCAGAGACCTGGCTGGAGGCTCCGAATGTGGAGTGCGTGGTCGAGGTGGACGGCAGGCGCGTCTcgaaatcttttaaaaaag GCTCCAGTCAGCTGTGTTCATGGTTGATGTATTTGTGCGCCGGCGTTGCCCTCGTCATCCTTACCGTGTTCATCGTTACTCTAGTTTCATTACAGACGG ATCAACTGAATCCCGCTTCAATCAACGCAGTG